A portion of the Ferrovum sp. JA12 genome contains these proteins:
- the trbJ gene encoding P-type conjugative transfer protein TrbJ, whose translation MTCVSVILLICLSCFPALSFGGGGPIASIAGATLPEQMVQEATAVNQLSEAVTQTSQQLQQITNQVKNLTSLPDQMWPNVSGQLSQLINLMGSAKGLTYSTLNTYDNASQIYGIPSQPLQQYSQRLQQWTGNLLSQVSTLLNQYGLESSQFVNEQQALTSVQQLSQNAVGRMQVLQAGNQISGLLVNQMQFLRQDIMSGNQVMMNALSNQANQIQQDRINGETWINSNNQYSSSY comes from the coding sequence ATGACCTGCGTTAGCGTCATCCTATTAATATGCTTAAGTTGTTTCCCTGCTCTATCCTTTGGTGGCGGAGGGCCTATAGCTTCCATAGCGGGAGCCACCTTACCCGAACAAATGGTGCAGGAGGCTACCGCTGTAAATCAACTCTCAGAGGCTGTCACGCAAACGAGCCAACAATTACAACAGATCACCAATCAAGTGAAAAACTTAACCTCTTTACCTGATCAAATGTGGCCCAATGTTTCAGGACAATTGTCGCAATTAATTAATTTAATGGGTTCAGCTAAGGGACTCACTTACTCGACCCTTAACACCTACGATAATGCCAGTCAGATTTATGGCATCCCTTCTCAACCACTTCAACAATACAGTCAACGATTACAGCAGTGGACCGGTAATCTCCTGAGCCAAGTCAGTACTCTACTTAATCAATATGGTTTAGAGAGCAGTCAATTTGTTAATGAGCAACAAGCCCTAACCAGCGTTCAACAGCTTAGTCAAAACGCCGTGGGCAGAATGCAGGTTCTGCAAGCAGGGAATCAAATTTCCGGATTACTGGTTAATCAAATGCAATTTTTGCGGCAGGATATTATGTCCGGTAATCAGGTAATGATGAACGCTTTGAGCAATCAAGCCAATCAAATACAGCAGGACAGAATTAACGGCGAGACTTGGATTAATAGTAATAATCAATATTCTTCCTCTTATTAA
- a CDS encoding cupin domain-containing protein has protein sequence MLRVNADFNERVVVETNTLPWIASPQPQIKRKPLDRLGGEIARATSLVVYEPHSSFPEHRHGGGEEILVLKGTFSDESGNYGQGTYIRNPPGTKHSPYSPTGCILFVKLWQFCAEDNEVVRVNTQEMSWYEGLVPGLHVQPLHEHHGIHTALVNWAPNTQFQGHSHPGGEEIFVLEGVFHDEWGTYPKGTWIRSPRYSRHTPFTKSEGAMIYVKTGHLGATYLPFPSIV, from the coding sequence ATGCTAAGAGTGAATGCAGATTTTAACGAGCGCGTAGTGGTGGAGACCAATACCTTGCCTTGGATCGCATCCCCTCAGCCTCAGATTAAAAGAAAACCCCTTGATCGTCTCGGTGGCGAAATCGCCCGTGCCACCTCCCTTGTGGTCTATGAACCTCATTCATCCTTTCCAGAACACAGACATGGTGGAGGCGAAGAAATACTGGTGTTGAAGGGGACTTTTTCTGATGAATCAGGTAATTATGGACAAGGAACCTATATAAGAAATCCCCCGGGGACTAAGCATTCTCCATACTCTCCAACGGGATGTATCCTTTTTGTGAAATTGTGGCAGTTCTGTGCTGAAGATAATGAGGTGGTAAGAGTCAATACCCAAGAGATGTCTTGGTATGAAGGATTGGTACCTGGGCTACATGTGCAGCCATTACATGAACATCATGGAATTCATACAGCATTAGTAAATTGGGCCCCTAATACACAGTTTCAAGGGCATAGCCATCCTGGGGGTGAGGAGATTTTTGTCTTAGAGGGAGTTTTTCATGATGAATGGGGAACTTATCCCAAGGGCACATGGATACGAAGCCCCCGTTATAGCCGACATACCCCTTTCACAAAAAGTGAGGGAGCTATGATCTATGTTAAAACAGGACATCTTGGTGCAACTTATTTACCTTTTCCCTCTATAGTTTAA
- a CDS encoding pseudouridine synthase, whose protein sequence is MTSPSTRLIAFNKPYGVLSQFTQEGKWRGLKDYIQLPHFYAAGRLDADSEGLLLLTNDGKLQAKIADPTFKLEKTYWIQVEGMPTEKDLETLRQGVKLKDGLAQAVRVKLLDIPDPWPRHPPIRFRQNIPTSWIEVVITEGRNRQVRRMSAAVGFPTLRLIRVAIGPYGMNGLEQGSWREEKISLLY, encoded by the coding sequence ATGACTAGCCCTAGTACACGCCTGATTGCTTTTAATAAACCCTACGGTGTACTCAGTCAATTTACTCAAGAGGGTAAATGGCGGGGATTAAAAGATTATATTCAGCTACCTCATTTTTATGCCGCTGGGCGACTTGATGCAGACAGTGAGGGACTATTGCTGCTCACTAATGACGGTAAGTTGCAAGCTAAAATTGCAGACCCGACGTTTAAACTAGAAAAAACCTATTGGATTCAAGTGGAAGGAATGCCAACAGAGAAAGATCTTGAAACTTTGCGGCAAGGAGTTAAATTAAAAGATGGCTTAGCTCAAGCGGTGAGAGTAAAGTTACTTGATATTCCTGATCCTTGGCCGAGACATCCACCAATACGTTTTCGTCAAAATATTCCTACCTCTTGGATAGAAGTAGTGATTACAGAGGGACGTAATCGACAAGTCCGCCGTATGAGTGCAGCAGTGGGTTTTCCTACTTTACGGTTAATCAGAGTAGCCATAGGCCCTTATGGTATGAATGGATTAGAGCAGGGTTCTTGGCGTGAAGAGAAAATATCTCTTCTTTATTGA
- the rmuC gene encoding DNA recombination protein RmuC: MFMLIGIVIIIVLLLILLFAGKKDNYPDNNAFNTLKDELNKYQGNLTGRLETMVLQANQVAENINSLKTELQEKLDLKLTQLLSEARDERRVTTEAQSKVIDELRSDLNQRLSLLTQTINDQLMGTSQQLRETIQKRLGEIQESNDKKLEEMRRTVDEKLHATLEERLGEKFKLVSEHLDKVHIGLGEMKILAEGVGDLKKVFTNVKTRGTWGEVQLGSLLDQVLTQEQYQKNVITVPGSSDPVEFAIKLPGSDKDSQVWLPIDAKFPIEDYQRLVDAVDQGEMDKAEQYGKQLERRVKEEAKTIRQKYIHVPDTTDFAILFLPTEGLYAEVLRRPGLVDSIQNEYRISVAGPTTLMAILNSLQMGFRTLAIEQRSAEIWKTLGAIKSEFLKFGDVIEATRKKLDQATKQFDEVDRRTRVLKRTLRDVEELPFAEVPLLDNPEETDD, encoded by the coding sequence ATGTTTATGTTAATTGGGATAGTCATCATTATTGTTTTACTCTTGATATTACTTTTTGCAGGGAAAAAAGATAACTATCCCGATAATAATGCATTCAATACACTTAAGGACGAACTGAATAAATATCAAGGTAATTTAACTGGTCGCCTTGAGACCATGGTGTTGCAGGCCAACCAAGTAGCAGAGAATATTAATTCCTTAAAAACCGAGTTGCAGGAAAAGCTGGATCTAAAACTGACCCAATTATTATCTGAAGCCCGTGATGAAAGAAGAGTAACCACTGAGGCTCAGTCAAAAGTAATCGATGAATTACGTTCTGATTTAAATCAACGCTTATCTTTACTTACACAAACTATTAACGATCAATTGATGGGAACCAGTCAACAGTTAAGGGAAACAATTCAGAAACGACTGGGTGAAATTCAAGAAAGTAATGATAAAAAATTAGAGGAAATGCGCAGAACCGTCGATGAGAAACTGCATGCAACTCTTGAGGAGCGTTTAGGTGAAAAGTTTAAACTGGTTTCAGAGCACCTTGATAAGGTTCATATTGGACTTGGAGAAATGAAAATCCTGGCCGAAGGGGTTGGTGATTTAAAAAAAGTATTCACTAATGTTAAAACAAGAGGTACTTGGGGAGAAGTACAGCTGGGAAGTTTACTTGATCAAGTCTTGACTCAAGAGCAGTATCAAAAAAATGTCATTACTGTTCCGGGTTCCAGTGACCCTGTTGAGTTTGCTATTAAATTGCCCGGTTCAGACAAAGACTCGCAGGTATGGTTACCTATTGATGCCAAATTTCCCATTGAAGATTACCAACGTTTAGTCGATGCTGTTGATCAGGGAGAAATGGACAAGGCTGAGCAATATGGTAAACAACTTGAACGCCGTGTTAAAGAGGAGGCTAAGACTATCCGGCAAAAATATATTCATGTACCCGACACCACGGATTTTGCTATTTTATTCTTACCCACAGAAGGGTTATACGCAGAGGTGCTGCGCCGTCCTGGACTGGTGGATAGTATTCAGAACGAATATCGCATTAGTGTTGCAGGACCAACAACCTTAATGGCAATTTTAAATAGTTTACAGATGGGTTTTCGAACATTGGCCATTGAGCAACGCTCAGCTGAGATATGGAAAACCTTAGGTGCTATTAAATCAGAGTTTTTAAAGTTTGGTGACGTGATAGAGGCTACACGTAAAAAACTTGATCAAGCCACTAAGCAGTTTGATGAAGTGGATCGTCGAACTCGGGTATTAAAAAGAACATTGCGCGATGTGGAAGAGTTACCCTTTGCAGAGGTCCCCTTATTAGATAACCCTGAGGAAACAGATGACTAG
- a CDS encoding SDR family oxidoreductase translates to MSNYSRVVLITGVSSGIGQATAELLIKEGHRVIGDARSQDKLTALSQSLGKNFIGVSGDASDDKHLEDMFNTALNHFKAPVDAVIVNAGRGLSGSVKDADLSQFDAILKLNVSGAAQLLQQAARRMVDVQSAHFPHRAADIVVIGSVVGRHISPFGATYSATKFAVHCLTESLRREIGPKGVRVTLIEPGVVVSGFQEAAGYKDDVTDIFNEKFGPLLQPIDIANTIVFSLNQPPHIHVSNIMVRPTRQDYP, encoded by the coding sequence ATGTCAAATTACTCAAGAGTTGTACTCATCACTGGAGTTTCCTCTGGAATTGGTCAAGCCACCGCAGAATTACTGATAAAAGAAGGTCACCGCGTGATTGGTGATGCGCGCAGTCAAGATAAATTAACTGCACTGTCACAGTCTCTTGGTAAGAACTTCATTGGTGTATCTGGAGACGCCTCTGATGATAAACATTTAGAAGACATGTTTAATACAGCCCTTAACCATTTTAAGGCGCCTGTTGATGCGGTCATTGTCAACGCAGGTCGAGGATTAAGTGGCTCGGTTAAAGATGCCGATCTTTCCCAATTTGACGCTATTTTAAAGCTGAATGTTTCTGGAGCTGCTCAATTATTGCAACAGGCCGCAAGACGCATGGTTGACGTGCAATCTGCTCACTTCCCTCACCGAGCAGCCGATATTGTTGTTATTGGTTCAGTAGTGGGTAGACATATCTCTCCCTTTGGCGCCACCTACAGCGCGACAAAGTTTGCGGTTCATTGTTTAACAGAAAGTTTACGACGTGAAATTGGTCCCAAGGGGGTAAGAGTTACCTTGATTGAACCAGGAGTGGTAGTCAGTGGTTTTCAAGAGGCTGCTGGTTATAAAGACGATGTGACAGATATCTTTAACGAGAAATTTGGTCCATTATTACAACCCATAGATATTGCTAACACGATTGTATTTTCTTTGAACCAACCTCCACATATTCATGTCTCAAATATTATGGTAAGACCCACTCGACAAGATTATCCGTAA